The genomic DNA ccgcAGGGGTGCCTGTACCAGCaatgcttgggtttttttttctttgaggggGAGAAGAATcccagaagcatttttttaGGCAGGAAAAGCCCAaattccccagcagcagaggtttCCTACCACAGGGCTGGATATCCTGCCCAGGGGGGCTTTGCAGAGCTTGGGGGGCGGATGAGATGAGCTGTCTGCAGCCTTTGAattctgcttaaaataaaataattaaaaaaaaaatcccagggaTCAGTTTGTTTGCTTAGGGATTAAGTCACCTAATCTGCCTGGCAGCGGGTGGCATTGTGGAGGTGGTGGCAGCGATGGCTTTTTGCCCGGCAAATAATCCTGCCCCCGGCCATGGCTGGTGGGCAGGCTGGGCTCAAACTTCTCCCTGGCATCAGCACTTCTCCAGGATGGGGTTCGGGaagcaggaaatgctgctgggtaCAGGGAAAGGGTTGGGAGAGGGATGTATGGAtgagggaaggggctgggaaagggatggaTGAATGAGGGAGGGGGTTGCAGGGTTGTGACCTTCTCCTCTGCCCCTGTTCAAGCCAGGCTGTGGCTCCACAGGGCTGTTTCCCCGAGGCTGGAAAACAGGTTAGACTTCTCAACCTGGGAGCAAAACAACTTAATCTGGTGTTAAAATATCAGTCTGggcctgcagggatggagctctcCTTCCAGGAAGGCTCAGATCCCCAAGAGCTGATGTTGATGGGGCCTCAGCAAACCCCTCTGGCTGTTTTGTGTTCTATCTCTGAGATCACATCCCCCAAAatcaagaggaaatggcttcaagtcacaccagggaaggtttaggctggatattaggaaaaatttcttcatggaaatggttgtcaagcactggcacaggctgccctgggcagtggtggagtcaccagccctggggggatttaaaagctgtgtggctgtggcacttggggaagTGGGTAAATggtgggctgggcagtgctggatcagtagttggactcgatgacctcagagggcttttccaaccttaatgatcctgtgattctataaaATCAGGGAGCCAAGAGCAAatccccaggctgccccaccTGCTTCCTTGGGATGCAGTGCTGAGTTTCCACTCTGCAGGAGCAAACGGAGCCAGGTCAATCTGTGTGCACGTCCCCAGTGCCATTTGCTtttggggacacagcacagggaccctgtgggagcagggagaaaaggggtttttcccttttaggGCAGGGGTGCTTGTGCCAGCAAATGACATTGTCACCAGTGGTgtgtgggcagtgctggctctgttGGGTGTGAACAGGGGACCCCATGGAGTGACTTTGGGGTTGATGCATTGCAATGGCACTGGGCTGACTTCTGTCTTCCCTGCTGGGATGGATTTTGGCTGCTTATCCCAGAGCTGTCCTGGAAGGAGTCCCCCCTTGGTGTAATGAGTCCCCTGCTGGGTGTAATgagctgtcccctggctgtgggTGGCAGTGGCTCTTGCCAGGCCTAACCAATGCCCTGTGGCACgtctgggtgctgtgctgggatagAGGAGCAGGCAAAGTCACATCCTGCCTGCAAAAGCTGGCCTTGGGTCACCAAGCTCAGTGTGGCGCCTGGGGACTCATTTGGAAACCAGTCCTGTGAAATTTAAACTAATTAGCAAGTCCTGAGCTGCTCTCTAGCACTAATTAGCAAGCCTGGCTTGATTAGTTTTCCCTGGCACGTCCGTGGCTCCACATGGCACCGTGTTCCTGGCAGGACACTGGCCAGCTTGGGACACTTGTGGGGAAAAATGCTGGTGGGGACAGggccatccctggaggtgtcagAGGGGATGTGAGTGGCACCatggatgggatggatcccTGGGGAGTGACCCTGTGAGTGGGGTCTcgtgtcccctcctgcccagggtGTTTTCATGCAGTGGCCAGGCCTGGCTGTCCTGCTGTGAACTCGTTCCATGGGCTGGAATGATTAACTGGCATTGCTGGCCCTGAGCCTGGCCGTGTGTTTACTGCTGCCACCCGAGCGTGCTGAGCTTCCAGTGACCCTCAGCTCTTTCTCTCTTCACTCTGACCCCCAAAACCGTCTGTAaacaggggctggggctgaaaCCTGAGCGTGCCTCTGTGCCTGTAACCAGATACTTCCTCCACATGAGCCTGGTGTGCTCTGAAGAGTAGCCTGGCATCGCCCAAATCCCAACAAAATCCCTAAATTTGATCTCTGAGCCGGGCTTCTGAGAGAAGCCACCAGTGGCTCTGTCCCCACCAGCGGCCCTGTGCATTTTTCCCCACAAGTGTCCCAAGCTGGCCAGTGCCCTGCCAGGAACAGGGTGCCATGTGGAGCCAGGGACGTGCCGGGGAAAACTAATCAAGCCAGGCTTGCCAATTAGTGCTAGAGAGCAGCTCAGGACTTGCTAATTAGTTTGAATTTCACAGGACTGGTTTCCAAATGAGTCCCCGGGCTCTCCGGCAGGATGCCAGATCATGCCCCTCCAGCCGATcgccagggatttggggggctgGAGAGGCCCAGGGGcctgccccagcctcctgccGCACGCAGGGAGGGAGCGATGGCTTTGCTCAGCCAGGAGGTTGGGAATCGCCGTGGGGACGTGGGGCTGGTGCCACCTCGTGGCTCCGCCAGCAGCTGAGCCGGGCTGGAcgcgcggggccgggcagcggtGGCGCGGGGCTGGTGGCGCGGCAATGGTGGCACGGCGATGGTGGCACGGGGCTGGTGGCGCGGCGCTGGGGGCACGGGGCTGGTGGCACGGGGCTGGTGGCGCTGCgctggtggcacagggctggtggcacGGGGCTGGTGGCACGGCGCTGGTGGCGCTGCGATGGTGGCACGGCGCTGGGGGCGCGGCGATGGTGGCACGGCGATGGTGGCACGGGGCTGGTGGCAcggggctggtggcactgcGCTGGTGGCACGGCGCTGGGGGCACGGCGATGGTGGCACTGCGCTGGTGGCACTGCGCTGGTGGCGCGGCACTGGTGGCGCGGCGATGGTGGCACGGCGCTGGTGGCACGGGGCTGGTGGCACGGGGCTGGTGGCGCGGCGATGGTGGCACGGCGCTGGTGGCACGGGGCTGCTGGCACGGCGCTGGTGGCACGGGGCTGGTGGCAcggggctggtggcactgcGCTGGTGGCACTGCGATGGTGGCATGGTGATGGGGGTCCCATCTGGATGAGACCCCCAGGCATGGGAGcggcagccccgccgccgcctcatCCCCGGGCCGCTGGGCACGGCCGCAAAGCCGAGCGCAGCCGTCCCTGGCCGAGGTCCGGCCGGAGGAGCCGCCCCGGGCGCTGTCTCCGCTCGGCATCGCCGCGGTTTCCGCCCGTGGGTGCCGCTGCTCTCAGCGCAATTTGAGCGAAATACTTTGCGAAACACGAGTGGAGCCGAGAGCAGCAGCGAGGAGGCCGAGTGTCAGTGGCTCAGACACCGCGGCTGTGCACCTGGATTTCCCCGTGTTACTAAACCCACGTAGCTTTTAggtttttaagggttttttttgccctcTCAGCAAGTAAACACCGCCGCACCAGGCACAGAAAACCACACATCGCTTTTCATCTCCTGTTCTGTCCCAGATAAGGCCCGAGGCGGCGGCGTGGCCCCACGagaaggggctgggggggccCCCATGGATCACCCCCGTCCCGgctgcctggctgtgtcctCCCCAGCCCCGTGGATTGAACCTCGGCTCTAAATCCTTGCTGCAATCTGCTCGGTTCAGGCGAGGAAAAACCATCTGAGCCCTGCTGCTTTGtgcagttattttaattttttaatgtttgtgtttattttttttttctggtttttgttgttgttgtttttgcagGTAGCTGGTGTTTAGTCCTGGGGCTTTTTTGCATCCCCACCAGGATACTGGTTCCAGAGGTAGCAGCCGGCTGGGATGAAGttctgcctctcctcccagtTCCAGGCATGGAAACACCCTCGGTCCTGGCCAGACCCTGCAGCCGCCCTTGCTGGGGTTTTATCACCGGCGAGAGGTTGACCCTGGAAATTCCTTGGCCAAAACCTGTCCCGGTGCAATGCCGCACCCAGAGGCATCGCCTTCCGTGCCCTGGGAACCAGAAACCCCCCTGAAAGTGCCGGTGCCAGCCACGGACTGGGCACTCAGCGTCCCACACAGACACTCGGCATTCCGGGGGACGCCCCGTGCCCACCCCCGCCGCTCCAGCCCGCCGATGGCTGCGGCACCGACTTCTCCGGCGGGGGATCCCATCCTCCCTCATCCCTGATGATGATGGGCTTGTCGGAGATGAGCAGGGCAATGGGGACCAGCGGCTGATGCAgcccctgccttccctcctcttcctcctcctcttcctcctcctcctctccggGTGGGTGCCCGGTGCAGCCGGTGCTGCCGGAGGGTGGAGATCCCACCGGGATCAGCATCTCCTGCCTGCGGTAGGCGAAGGgcagctcctccccacagcCCGCCGGGGACATCACCAGTGCCGCCGGCTTTTCcagcgcggggccgggctgcgACACGTCCGGGTGTGGCACCGCAGTCTGGCCGCCCGTGTCAGTCGTCTCCTCGCTGGGATTCGGCTCCGTCAGCAGCAGCTCGGCCGGGCTGAACCTCTCCGAGGGCTCCAGGAGGCCTGTCCGGGGCTGGCCCTAGGGgttgggtgggtttggggtggaacatcccgtgccagggctgtgcatgGGCGTTTGGGGATGTGGGATCTGCCCCCTCCTGCACCTTCCACCTCACCTGGCTCATCTCGCCGGCCGAGAACTGGATGGCTTTGGTGCCCACGGGCTTGGGAAGGGGTGGGAAGAGGAGGCGGCGAGCCCTGGGGAGGGAATGGTTGGTGAGGGGGTGAGTAATGGGGGGGTGGCCGGAGCGGCTTTGGGCACGAGGGGACTCTGTCACCTCCTTTTGCTCAGGTGGTAGATGGCAGCTGCAGCGGGGAGACCAAGCCAGATGCCCAGGTAGCTCAGGTTGCCTCTCCACGGTGCTCCCTGGGGACCTGAGGGTAGACATGGCTGGGTGGTGGCATTCCTGCCCCAACGGGGACACAGGAGACGTTTTGGGGTGAGGACGAGCACACGGTGGAGAGAGCACCCCGCGGGGAGTGGGGAGGCCACGGGGTCTCAGCCATTACCCAGCGCCTTGGTCTGGAAGGGCCACCAAGCCCTGCAGGTCCTCTCGCTGTCCTCTGTCACCTCCCAAACACCCACCCTGTAGCCCGTGCCAGGCTGGAGGTTTCGGAGGGTGTAGTTCGATGCCGTGGCATCCACTTCACTGTCTGGGCAAACAAAACCGAAtgtggggcaggctggcaccctcctcctgccccacgGCGTCGCAGGGTCCCACTCACAGGTCACGTTGTCCCCCTCGGCCACGTGGCAGATGAGGTACTTGGCCAGCGCGCCGGGACAGGCGGCCCGTGGGGACGGCTCCCAGCGGAGCACAGCCGCGCCATCCCCGATGCTGATGTTGAAGGGCACATCCAGCGAATCTGCACGCAAAAACCCGAGGGATGATTTCACCATTGCCCCTTCTGGAGCGCAGCCGGGTGCGGGTGCTCCGTGCTGGGATGCTCCGCGCTGGGATGCTCCGCGCTCGGATGCTCCCTTCTGGGATGCTCCGCGCTCGGATGCTCCCTTCTGGGATGCTCCGTGCTCGGATGCTCCGCGCTCGCTCACGCACCGTTGCCGGCGTAGCGGTGCCCCAGGGCGAAGGTGGCCCAGCCGCGCTCCTCGTCCCTGCCGTGCACGGCGAGGCGGTGACAGCCCGGCGCTCCCAGCGCTCCTGGGGAGGAACCGCGGCCGCTGCTTAGACCCTCTGACCCCGGCTGGGGGGACAGCGGGGTCTTGGGGCGCTCCCTCGCCTCTCTCCACGTGGGTGCTGTTGGCAGGGAATTCCCGCTGGATGCAGACTCCCTGTTTCGGAGGCTCTGGCAGGGTCTGCTGCTCGAAGCAGAAGGCATCGCCGGGCACCGGCGCTTCCCACCGCGCAGTCACGGTGCTGCCGGCCACGCTGATCTCCTTGAAGCTGAGATCTGGGGTGAAACGGCGGATTTTagaggcagctggaaaaaaataacgCCCTGAGGGCTGCCGGGGGAGCTCGGCATTTCTAGAGGGGCCGGTACCTGCGCGCTGCTCTGCCGGCACACGGagccgctgccccggcccccgccccgcggcaTTGACGGCGGTCAGCAGGATTTCGTATTCCGCCCCGGACAGGGGGATGTTGTGCTCTGTCACCTCCCCGCCCAGCACCACCGTGTgctcctctggctctgcacagccacacGCCAACATGTTGACCTTGTAGGTGACATTCTTTTGCTCCTTGAGGACtggctggggaggaaaagggggtgACTCGGGGGGTGAGATGGTGGGGGACAGCCAGGAAGGCCCCAGAGATGCCGCTGTacctgccagctcagcctcagCACCCGCTGCCCGTCTCTCCCCAGTTTGCCCAGTTGATGGCTCAGCACCGGCCTCCTCAGGATTTCTGCAGGAGGAACAGGCCTCACTGAGCCACCAATATTTTTGGGAGCTGTTGGGAGCTCAGCAggctcctctcctcttcctcaccctcAGAGGTGTTGCTGCTCCAGtcactccaggagctgctccagtggggAGGCTTGTGCCGGAGCTGGACCACGAAGGTGCCATTGTCCCCCAGGGCACAGGTCACTAGGGAGGGGCGGCAGGGTCAGCTGGGAGTGACCCCTCTTTTCCCCAGCTTTTGGCCATCACAGGCTGCTGGGTGGGTAACACCCGCAGGAGATGCTTGTCCCCAGTAACCCACAGGATAAACCAACCTGagttttctgcagctgtcaCCATCACTGTCTCACATGTCACCTGCAGAGAGAACCAGGCATGGAGACACCCTCCCAGTAAAACCAGTATTTTACTGGGACATCAGTGCTGCCCTGTGATCCCCAAAcaccccaggggctgggagagccaaACAGTGCAGGCGACAAGGTGGAATCCTGGGaccctcctggcagcagctgagagggaTGAGGGGTCCCCAGCTGTGACACTTCACTGGGGACAAGCATCTGGATTTGATCCACTGTCGTCATTACTATAATCTGGGGTTTTGTCTGTGTAATCCCTAAGAATCCTGTtatgggcagcagcaggatcccATGGCCAGAGGACAAGGCAGAGCTGATAACCCAGGAAAACAGATGGGACGCAGCCGGGTTTGGGGGGGGACAGTGGCATCACTGAGCCTCCACactccctgggctgctgtgatGCTCCTGACTGTGCTGTCAgtcactgccagctccagcaaacagcatttttacCTGTGTCCAGCCACTGTCTCCCAGCCTCCAGACGCGAGCCTCGTGCTGTggtggctgctccaggcccttgcaCTGTGGCTGTGGCACCCGCACCCTCAGCTGGCTGCCGGCCTTGGAGAAGGACATCCCAGTAGGAGGATCCAGTTTGACTGGAAGGATGAGGCAGTTTTGGGTGGTCTGGCAGTTTTCAGTGCCggtgctggctgccagcccgGTCCCTGGGGCACTCACCAGCCTTGTTGAGGTGAAAGGTGTGGTTGGGGGTCCTGCGGACTTGGTCCCCCCAGCGTGCCTCCACCCAGGCCGTGGTGTTGTCGAAGATGTACACTTGGCTACCCAAGAGGCTGTAGCTGGTCGCCGTGCCGGCCTTAAACCAGCGGCACAGGCTGCGCTTCTCAAAGCTGGGGAGGGAGCGGGCACAGGGTGGCACCCGGGACTCATCCCATGGGCTTCCCCTCCCCGCCGCGCTGCCCAACTCACCAGAGGTTCAGGGTGTAGGAGGTGTTGCCGGCGGGGCCgaggggctgccaggagcagtAGAAAAGCCTGGAGGTGTCGCATTTCTTCCAGCAGGAGACGTCGTGGGCTGCCCGGGTGCCTGCGGGACAGGGCAgtggctgggagctcctgcaTCCCAACTCCATCGCGTGCATGGGGGGAGCGGTGGTGTGGCTGTTGCCTGCTTGCCATGTTGCTCAAATGGGGAATCAGAGCAGCGGCACCAGCGATTGTCACCCCAAGCCCCCCGTGTTCCCCCTTCCCGCTGATGCCGGTGCCGCTCGCCCCGGCTCCTGCCCGCTGCCAGCGGGGATTCACCATCTTAACTCCGTCCCTGTGGTTTTGGGTGAGTATCTCCATCTCTCTCCGGGAGCTCCCCAGGTCTTATCGCCCCCGAATCATTCATTGAAAGTCTTCTGAAGTTATCTCTCATCTCCCAGCACCGCAGGAGCACTTACCGCCCGCCGCCAGCGCCGCCAGCGCCGCCAGCAGCCAGCGCAGCATGGCCCACCCGGGCTGTCCCCCGGATCCGGGGctccgccgcccggcccggctgcCCGATCCCCCCGCACCCCTCGGTGCCCCTCTCGGGCGTGGCGGCAGCCCCGGTGCTCAGCGCAGCTTCCCGCGCTTGGGGTTTCCTCTTCTGCTGAGAGCGTGCCGTTCCCAGGCGGAGCAGAGCCCTAGACGTGAGTGCATGCCCCACTTTtaccaaaaccaaaagagaaagaGACCAAAATATCCCCCTTTTTTGCCGGCACGGCTGCCGGGATGAGGCCGGCCCTGCCCTGCGGCCGCCCCGCATGTCCCGGCCGCACCACGTGCCCCGGCACGGCAGAAGCGCCAGGTAAGCGAAACAGCCAGAGAGGACTCttggggttttggttggttttttttttttttccttttttttttttttttttttttttttttttttttttttttttttttttttttttttccccacacagcGTGTTTCTGGTGCTCTGCCCGTGACGGGGTGAATCTCCAGGTTGGagttctctgtttattttttttttggggggggatcTGTTGTGTTTGTCCCCAGAGCTCTCCTTCCGTGCGCC from Motacilla alba alba isolate MOTALB_02 chromosome 28, Motacilla_alba_V1.0_pri, whole genome shotgun sequence includes the following:
- the IL12RB1 gene encoding interleukin-12 receptor subunit beta-1 isoform X2: MEILTQNHRDGVKMVNPRWQRAGAGASGTGISGKGEHGGLGVTIAGAAALIPHLSNMASRQQPHHRSPHARDGVGMQELPATALSRRHPGSPRRLLLEEMRHLQAFLLLLAAPRPRRQHLLHPEPLVSWAARRGGEAHGMSPGCHPVPAPSPALRSAACAAGLRPARRPATASWVAKCTSSTTPRPGWRHAGGTKSAGPPTTPFTSTRLVSAPGTGLAASTGTENCQTTQNCLILPVKLDPPTGMSFSKAGSQLRVRVPQPQCKGLEQPPQHEARVWRLGDSGWTQVTCETVMVTAAENSVTCALGDNGTFVVQLRHKPPHWSSSWSDWSSNTSEEILRRPVLSHQLGKLGRDGQRVLRLSWQPVLKEQKNVTYKVNMLACGCAEPEEHTVVLGGEVTEHNIPLSGAEYEILLTAVNAAGRGPGQRLRVPAEQRADLSFKEISVAGSTVTARWEAPVPGDAFCFEQQTLPEPPKQGVCIQREFPANSTHVERGALGAPGCHRLAVHGRDEERGWATFALGHRYAGNDSLDVPFNISIGDGAAVLRWEPSPRAACPGALAKYLICHVAEGDNVTYSEVDATASNYTLRNLQPGTGYRVGVWEVTEDSERTCRAWWPFQTKALGPQGAPWRGNLSYLGIWLGLPAAAAIYHLSKRRARRLLFPPLPKPVGTKAIQFSAGEMSQGQPRTGLLEPSERFSPAELLLTEPNPSEETTDTGGQTAVPHPDVSQPGPALEKPAALVMSPAGCGEELPFAYRRQEMLIPVGSPPSGSTGCTGHPPGEEEEEEEEEEEGRQGLHQPLVPIALLISDKPIIIRDEGGWDPPPEKSVPQPSAGWSGGGGHGASPGMPSVCVGR
- the IL12RB1 gene encoding interleukin-12 receptor subunit beta-1 isoform X1; this encodes MEILTQNHRDGVKMVNPRWQRAGAGASGTGISGKGEHGGLGVTIAGAAALIPHLSNMASRQQPHHRSPHARDGVGMQELPATALSRRHPGSPRRLLLEEMRHLQAFLLLLAAPRPRRQHLLHPEPLVSWAARRGGEAHGMSPGCHPVPAPSPALRSAACAAGLRPARRPATASWVAKCTSSTTPRPGWRHAGGTKSAGPPTTPFTSTRLVSAPGTGLAASTGTENCQTTQNCLILPVKLDPPTGMSFSKAGSQLRVRVPQPQCKGLEQPPQHEARVWRLGDSGWTQVTCETVMVTAAENSVTCALGDNGTFVVQLRHKPPHWSSSWSDWSSNTSEEILRRPVLSHQLGKLGRDGQRVLRLSWQPVLKEQKNVTYKVNMLACGCAEPEEHTVVLGGEVTEHNIPLSGAEYEILLTAVNAAGRGPGQRLRVPAEQRAGTGPSRNAELPRQPSGRYFFPAASKIRRFTPDLSFKEISVAGSTVTARWEAPVPGDAFCFEQQTLPEPPKQGVCIQREFPANSTHVERGALGAPGCHRLAVHGRDEERGWATFALGHRYAGNDSLDVPFNISIGDGAAVLRWEPSPRAACPGALAKYLICHVAEGDNVTYSEVDATASNYTLRNLQPGTGYRVGVWEVTEDSERTCRAWWPFQTKALGPQGAPWRGNLSYLGIWLGLPAAAAIYHLSKRRARRLLFPPLPKPVGTKAIQFSAGEMSQGQPRTGLLEPSERFSPAELLLTEPNPSEETTDTGGQTAVPHPDVSQPGPALEKPAALVMSPAGCGEELPFAYRRQEMLIPVGSPPSGSTGCTGHPPGEEEEEEEEEEEGRQGLHQPLVPIALLISDKPIIIRDEGGWDPPPEKSVPQPSAGWSGGGGHGASPGMPSVCVGR
- the IL12RB1 gene encoding interleukin-12 receptor subunit beta-1 isoform X3; the protein is MHAMELGCRSSQPLPCPAGTRAAHDVSCWKKCDTSRLFYCSWQPLGPAGNTSYTLNLCFEKRSLCRWFKAGTATSYSLLGSQVYIFDNTTAWVEARWGDQVRRTPNHTFHLNKAVKLDPPTGMSFSKAGSQLRVRVPQPQCKGLEQPPQHEARVWRLGDSGWTQVTCETVMVTAAENSVTCALGDNGTFVVQLRHKPPHWSSSWSDWSSNTSEEILRRPVLSHQLGKLGRDGQRVLRLSWQPVLKEQKNVTYKVNMLACGCAEPEEHTVVLGGEVTEHNIPLSGAEYEILLTAVNAAGRGPGQRLRVPAEQRAGTGPSRNAELPRQPSGRYFFPAASKIRRFTPDLSFKEISVAGSTVTARWEAPVPGDAFCFEQQTLPEPPKQGVCIQREFPANSTHVERGALGAPGCHRLAVHGRDEERGWATFALGHRYAGNDSLDVPFNISIGDGAAVLRWEPSPRAACPGALAKYLICHVAEGDNVTYSEVDATASNYTLRNLQPGTGYRVGVWEVTEDSERTCRAWWPFQTKALGPQGAPWRGNLSYLGIWLGLPAAAAIYHLSKRRARRLLFPPLPKPVGTKAIQFSAGEMSQGQPRTGLLEPSERFSPAELLLTEPNPSEETTDTGGQTAVPHPDVSQPGPALEKPAALVMSPAGCGEELPFAYRRQEMLIPVGSPPSGSTGCTGHPPGEEEEEEEEEEEGRQGLHQPLVPIALLISDKPIIIRDEGGWDPPPEKSVPQPSAGWSGGGGHGASPGMPSVCVGR
- the IL12RB1 gene encoding interleukin-12 receptor subunit beta-1 isoform X4, which gives rise to MLRWLLAALAALAAGGTRAAHDVSCWKKCDTSRLFYCSWQPLGPAGNTSYTLNLCFEKRSLCRWFKAGTATSYSLLGSQVYIFDNTTAWVEARWGDQVRRTPNHTFHLNKAVKLDPPTGMSFSKAGSQLRVRVPQPQCKGLEQPPQHEARVWRLGDSGWTQVTCETVMVTAAENSVTCALGDNGTFVVQLRHKPPHWSSSWSDWSSNTSEEILRRPVLSHQLGKLGRDGQRVLRLSWQPVLKEQKNVTYKVNMLACGCAEPEEHTVVLGGEVTEHNIPLSGAEYEILLTAVNAAGRGPGQRLRVPAEQRAGTGPSRNAELPRQPSGRYFFPAASKIRRFTPDLSFKEISVAGSTVTARWEAPVPGDAFCFEQQTLPEPPKQGVCIQREFPANSTHVERGALGAPGCHRLAVHGRDEERGWATFALGHRYAGNDSLDVPFNISIGDGAAVLRWEPSPRAACPGALAKYLICHVAEGDNVTYSEVDATASNYTLRNLQPGTGYRVGVWEVTEDSERTCRAWWPFQTKALGPQGAPWRGNLSYLGIWLGLPAAAAIYHLSKRRARRLLFPPLPKPVGTKAIQFSAGEMSQGQPRTGLLEPSERFSPAELLLTEPNPSEETTDTGGQTAVPHPDVSQPGPALEKPAALVMSPAGCGEELPFAYRRQEMLIPVGSPPSGSTGCTGHPPGEEEEEEEEEEEGRQGLHQPLVPIALLISDKPIIIRDEGGWDPPPEKSVPQPSAGWSGGGGHGASPGMPSVCVGR